Proteins co-encoded in one Grus americana isolate bGruAme1 chromosome 12, bGruAme1.mat, whole genome shotgun sequence genomic window:
- the GDPD2 gene encoding glycerophosphoinositol inositolphosphodiesterase GDPD2 isoform X3, whose protein sequence is MADPPGCCHPCATCLLCLYSCHWITAKKEKRKGLRTTKCDCSWFLFLFCVFLFTLVWLYFAIIILNDFHNFNEFIFKQRKLWLDWSLVLLIATAMLVTYSATLLLCGQPLKLHWLHKTLLILTALVVAAAFTGLGIKWAEEWRSARVSLQATGPFLHIGIVGGMTLLAWPLASFIYHTRNTGLMLFLLLVYCMAMIALYLAPLGITSPCIMEENQLPPKPALVGHRGAPMLAPENTIMSLHKAVDCDVQVFETDVMVSADGVPFLMHDEELTRTTNVQVVFPKRTALNSTAFNWTDLQKLDAGSWFLEQRPFPTVQSLSASDRNQVTEQRIPSLQQVLEAAKQSNISIMFDLRPENHSDYQSFVNATLKVILQSGIPLQQVLWLPDGFREQVKQQAPGVQQVYGRKRLQNEKEPLLHVNLPYQDMSSEEIRQYRQDNISVNLYVVNQPWLFSVLWCSGVSSVTTNACQVLKEMKHPIWLLPSSTYLMIWIVVDCVSFLAILWAFFLLKVGDGRAAHKDQQLDARVTPPACISHEEGQPEPCTAEVGTTPQASFKAPFLCRLLPELPVPYSLPGSFCGAQLPSAEKTWNWVPTGSEELEPLQRFCGADLCLGAEYLTRSAGAKTLLCGLETSGDLSCCLVQGKGSLCLSAAALQPVIGNLV, encoded by the exons ATGGCAGACCCCCCTGGCTGCTGCCACCCCTGTGCcacctgcctgctctgcctttaCAGCTGCCACTGGATCACTGCcaagaaggagaagaggaagggccTGAGAACCACCAAG TGTGACTGCAGCTggttccttttcctcttctgcgTCTTCCTCTTCACACTGGTGTGGCTCTACTTTGCCATCATCATCCTCAATGATTTCCACAACTTCAATGA GTTCATCTTCAAGCAGAGGAAGTTGTGGCTAGACTGGTCCCTGGTCCTGCTCATAGCTACGGCCATGCTGGTCACTTACTCAGCCACACTGCTG CTCTGCGGCCAGCCCTTGAAGCTACACTGGTTGCACAAG ACTCTGCTGATCTTAACTGCCCTGGTGGTGGCTGCAGCCTTCACAGGGCTGGGAATAAAGTGGGCGGAGGAGTGGAGAAGTGCACGTGTCTCCCTGCAG GCAACAGGTCCCTTCCTGCACATTGGAATTGTGGGGGGAATGACGCTCCTCGCCTGGCCACTGGCCAGCTTCATCTACCATACCCGCAACACAG GtctcatgttgtttctgctgcttgtgtACTGCATGGCGATGATTGCGCTGTATCTGGCTCCCCTGGGAATCACCTCCCCTTGCATCATGGAGGAGAACCAGTTGCCCCCCAAGCCAGCCCTGGTTGGCCACCGAGGAGCCCCCATG CTGGCCCCCGAGAACACCATCATGTCACTGCACAAGGCAGTGGATTGTGATGTGCAAGTCTTTGAGACAGACGTCATGGTGAG TGCTGATGGGGTCCCATTCCTCATGCATGATGAAGAACTCACCAGGACCACCAACGTGCAGGTTGTGTTCCCCAAGAGGACTGCCCTGAACAGCACTGCTTTCAACTGGACAGACCTCCAGAAGTTGGATGCTGGCAGCTGGTTCCTGGAG CAGAGGCCATTTCCCACAGTGCAGAGTCTTTCTGCCAGCGATCGCAACCAGGTGACTGAACAGAGGATCCCATCACTGCAACAGGTGCTAGAGGCAGCCAAGCAGAGCAATATCTCCATTATGTTTGACCTCCGGCCTGAGAACCACAGTGACTACCAGAGCTTTGTCAATGCCACCCTGAAAGTGATCTTACAGTCAGGCATCCCACTACAACAG GTCCTCTGGCTGCCAGATGGGTTCAGGGAACAGGTCAAACAGCAAGCCCCAGGTGTTCAGCAAGTTTACGGCCGGAAGAGACTCCAGAATGAGAAGGAGCCACTGCTGCATGTCAATCTGCCTTACCAAGACATGAGCTCTGAGGAGATCAG GCAGTACCGCCAGGACAACATCTCTGTCAACTTGTACGTGGTGAACCAGCCCTGGCTGTTCTCCGTGCTGTGGTGCTCTGGGGTGAGCTCTGTCACCACCAACGCCTGCCAGGTGCTGAAGGAGATGAAACACCCTATCTGGCTGCTC cccagcagcacataCCTCATGATCTGGATTGTTGTAGACTGCGTGTCCTTCCTTGCCATCCTCTGGGCCTTCTTCTTGCTGAA AGTTGGAGACGGACGTGCTGCTCACAAAGATCAACAGCTTGATGCAAGAGTGACCCCTCCGGCCTGCATCAGCCATGAAGAGGggcagccagagccctgcacaGCTGAAGTGGGGACCACTCCTCAGGCCAGCTTCAAGGCTCCTTTCCTTTGCAGACTCCTTCCTGAGCTTCCTGTCCCCTATAGCCTTCCTGGCTCCTTTTGTGGTGCACAACTGCCCTCAGCTGAAAAGACCTGGAACTGGGTTCCCACTGGCAGTGAGGAACTAGAGCCTTTGCAGAGGTTTTGTGGGGCTGATTTGTGCCTGGGGGCTGAGTACTTAACCAGGAGTGCTGGGGCTAAGACCTTGCTGTGTGGTTTGGAGACTAGTGGGGATTTGAGTTGCTGTTTggtgcaggggaagggcagcctctgtctgtcagcagcagctctacAGCCAGTGATAGGAAACCTTGTTTAa